From Longimicrobium sp., one genomic window encodes:
- the hisC gene encoding histidinol-phosphate transaminase — protein MIDPTDARDVDAALRHVKPSVRSLGAYTLKPYEPRIKLNQNESPYDVPRALKDRIQAQLAERPWNRYPPFVASNFIQAVSEATRWPSTGILVANGSNELIQAVLSVTVGPGVSVVIPEPTFTLYRLMTEVNGGTVASVPLKDDLSFDVDAIIGAARETDAAVIVLCTPNNPTGGALGEEEIRRIHDETDALILLDQAYVEFGGFDAIPMLDERPRLVVLRTFSKAMAMAGLRAGYMLAHPSLAAEVHKAKLPYNINFFTEVAAAEVLRCRSELAPMVHEIAGERDRIHEALRAIPGLHVYPSAANFLVFRVESPSVTHTELFDRLLAEYGILVRDVSKYPMLDRCLRVNAGTPTENDAFLDAVRTIMTEDQG, from the coding sequence ATGATCGATCCCACTGACGCGCGGGACGTCGACGCGGCGCTGCGGCACGTAAAGCCGTCCGTCCGGTCGCTGGGCGCGTACACGCTCAAGCCGTACGAGCCGCGCATCAAGCTCAACCAGAACGAGAGCCCGTACGACGTGCCGCGGGCGCTCAAGGACCGCATCCAGGCGCAGCTCGCCGAGCGGCCCTGGAACCGCTATCCGCCGTTCGTGGCCTCCAACTTCATCCAGGCCGTCAGCGAGGCCACGCGGTGGCCGTCGACGGGCATCCTGGTGGCCAACGGCTCGAACGAGCTGATCCAGGCGGTGCTCTCCGTTACCGTGGGCCCGGGCGTGTCCGTCGTCATCCCCGAGCCCACCTTCACGCTCTATCGGCTGATGACGGAGGTGAATGGCGGCACCGTCGCGTCCGTTCCCCTGAAGGACGACCTGTCGTTCGACGTGGACGCCATCATCGGCGCCGCGCGCGAGACGGACGCGGCCGTGATCGTCCTTTGCACCCCCAACAATCCCACCGGTGGGGCGCTCGGCGAAGAGGAGATTCGCCGCATCCACGACGAGACGGATGCGCTGATCCTGCTGGACCAGGCATACGTGGAGTTCGGCGGGTTCGACGCCATTCCCATGCTCGACGAGCGCCCGCGGCTGGTGGTGCTGCGCACGTTCAGCAAGGCGATGGCGATGGCGGGGCTGCGCGCCGGCTACATGCTGGCCCATCCGTCTCTCGCCGCGGAGGTGCACAAGGCCAAGCTGCCGTACAACATCAACTTCTTCACCGAAGTTGCCGCCGCCGAGGTGCTACGCTGCCGCAGCGAGCTGGCGCCCATGGTGCACGAGATCGCGGGCGAGCGCGACCGGATCCATGAAGCACTGCGCGCGATCCCGGGGCTGCACGTCTATCCGAGCGCGGCCAACTTCCTGGTCTTTCGCGTGGAATCACCCAGCGTCACGCACACGGAACTTTTCGACCGGCTGCTGGCGGAATACGGAATCCTGGTGCGCGACGTGTCAAAGTATCCCATGCTCGACAGGTGCCTGCGCGTGAACGCCGGGACGCCGACGGAGAACGACGCGTTCCTGGATGCGGTGCGCACGATCATGACGGAGGACCAGGGATGA
- the hisB gene encoding imidazoleglycerol-phosphate dehydratase HisB, producing MSRTGERQRKTRETEIRVRIDLDGTGEAAVRTGIGFFDHMLDALARHGMFSLEVECAGDLHIDAHHTVEDVGIALGGAFLDALGDKRGIVRYADATVPLDEALVRAVVDVSGRPFLHFYVPLPMDQPMIGQFDAALSAEFWRGFAMEARLTMHLDGLRGDNAHHVVEATFKAAARALDAATRIDERRAGEVPSTKGAL from the coding sequence ATGAGCCGTACGGGAGAGCGCCAGCGGAAGACGCGCGAAACGGAGATCCGCGTCCGCATCGACCTGGATGGAACGGGCGAAGCCGCCGTCCGTACGGGGATCGGGTTCTTCGATCATATGCTGGACGCGCTGGCCCGCCACGGCATGTTCAGCCTGGAGGTGGAGTGCGCGGGCGACCTTCACATCGACGCGCACCACACGGTGGAAGACGTGGGGATCGCGCTGGGCGGCGCCTTCCTGGACGCGCTGGGCGACAAGCGCGGCATCGTGCGCTACGCGGATGCGACGGTGCCGCTGGACGAGGCGCTGGTGCGCGCCGTAGTGGACGTGTCCGGCCGCCCATTCCTGCACTTCTACGTGCCCCTGCCGATGGACCAGCCGATGATCGGGCAGTTCGACGCGGCGCTCTCCGCCGAGTTCTGGCGCGGATTCGCCATGGAGGCGCGCCTGACCATGCACCTGGACGGCCTGCGCGGCGACAACGCACACCACGTGGTCGAAGCCACCTTCAAGGCCGCGGCGCGCGCGCTGGACGCCGCCACGCGGATCGACGAGCGCCGCGCGGGCGAGGTGCCCTCCACCAAGGGAGCGCTGTGA
- the hisH gene encoding imidazole glycerol phosphate synthase subunit HisH — translation MTRPHVVLLDYGAGNLRSVAKAFEHEGADVTMTDDPAVARAADRLVLPGQGHFGQCMTRLEKTGLGDAVREHVSGGRPFIGICVGMQLLYEGSDEAPGVSGLGMLPGTVRRIPTDLPLPHVGWNSVEFIRGAEADPVLAGVAGPEPRWFYHVHSFAVLDDDSETVLGRCRYDAAFASIVGRNNVWGIQFHPEKSQEDGLRILGNFSRL, via the coding sequence GTGACGCGGCCGCACGTGGTTCTGCTGGACTACGGCGCGGGAAACCTGCGCTCCGTCGCCAAGGCGTTCGAGCACGAGGGCGCTGACGTAACGATGACGGACGACCCGGCCGTCGCGCGCGCGGCGGACCGGCTGGTGCTCCCCGGCCAGGGGCACTTCGGGCAGTGCATGACGCGGCTGGAGAAGACGGGGCTGGGCGATGCCGTCCGCGAGCACGTGTCCGGCGGGCGCCCGTTCATCGGCATCTGCGTAGGGATGCAGCTGCTGTACGAGGGCAGCGACGAGGCGCCGGGCGTGAGCGGCCTGGGGATGCTCCCCGGCACCGTGCGTCGCATTCCCACGGACCTGCCGCTGCCGCACGTGGGGTGGAACTCGGTGGAGTTCATCCGCGGTGCCGAGGCCGATCCCGTGCTGGCGGGGGTGGCGGGGCCGGAGCCGCGCTGGTTCTACCACGTGCACTCGTTCGCGGTTCTGGACGACGACAGCGAGACCGTTTTGGGCCGCTGCCGGTACGACGCGGCCTTCGCCAGCATCGTGGGGCGCAACAACGTGTGGGGAATCCAGTTCCACCCCGAAAAGAGCCAGGAAGACGGGCTGCGGATCCTGGGGAACTTCTCGCGGCTCTGA
- a CDS encoding type II toxin-antitoxin system VapC family toxin: protein MRFLLDTNLLSEPTRKRSDLGVEAWIAAQEPAELAISVISLGEIERGVILLRPGPRKEELRSWLDEESLVAYKDRTVSVDKAIALEWGRISADAVRTGRGLPESDGLLVATAIVLNLTLVTRNERHCAGWGAPLINPWSGETRD from the coding sequence ATGCGCTTCCTCCTCGACACCAACCTGCTCTCCGAGCCTACACGCAAGCGATCCGATCTGGGGGTGGAGGCGTGGATCGCGGCTCAGGAACCGGCGGAACTTGCGATCAGCGTCATCTCCCTCGGCGAAATCGAACGGGGCGTGATTCTCCTGCGCCCCGGGCCGCGGAAGGAGGAACTTCGCAGCTGGCTGGACGAGGAGAGTCTGGTCGCGTACAAGGACCGCACTGTCTCCGTCGACAAAGCGATCGCGCTGGAGTGGGGACGAATCTCTGCCGACGCGGTTCGCACGGGCCGGGGGCTCCCCGAATCCGATGGCCTGCTTGTCGCGACAGCGATCGTGCTGAACCTGACGCTGGTCACCCGCAACGAGCGGCACTGCGCCGGCTGGGGCGCACCGCTCATCAACCCGTGGTCTGGCGAAACGCGTGACTGA